The Schistocerca americana isolate TAMUIC-IGC-003095 chromosome 5, iqSchAmer2.1, whole genome shotgun sequence genome includes a window with the following:
- the LOC124615889 gene encoding DNA repair protein XRCC2-like: protein MAFQCDAESGVQFLSRCGANLSLKGIDTVIFETGPELNDVIEITGDPSCGKTLLVTKFLVKCVLPKEWGKFHIGGLNVGAILMDTDHHFHLLKLVNLMELHLMKCRTHSEDVEDNKTVLDSATAEKIIKESLRKLIILKCYDSAQYQITLHSLERLLSVNRYVSLLVLDSITAYYWQDVAHGGVRKMDLYVKKMLQTIKKCLMEYKLVLMYTKQTYFQSTKSSTDGHDDKTTPTYRIHLQQCQGQLNNMFYAQISGQGKTKCILYKIDNSGITWNP from the coding sequence ATGGCATTTCAATGCGATGCGGAATCCGGAGTTCAGTTTCTATCCAGATGTGGTGCCAATTTGAGCCTTAAAGGGATAGACACGGTGATATTTGAAACTGGCCCCGAATTAAATGATGTGATTGAAATTACTGGCGATCCATCGTGTGGAAAGACGTTACTTGTGACGAAGTTTTTAGTGAAATGCGTATTACCGAAAGAATGGGGAAAATTCCATATTGGCGGGCTGAATGTTGGGGCTATATTGATGGATACAGACCATCACTTTCATTTGCTAAAACTTGTAAATTTGATGGAGCTACATCTTATGAAATGTAGGACACACAGTGAAGATGTTGAGGACAACAAAACAGTGTTAGATTCGGCGACGGCGGAGAAAATAATCAAGGAATCTCTAAGAAAACTTATAATTCTTAAATGCTACGACAGTGCACAGTATCAAATTACATTGCATTCTTTAGAAAGACTGTTAAGCGTCAACCGATATGTTAGTCTGCTCGTGCTAGATAGCATAACGGCGTACTATTGGCAGGATGTAGCCCATGGTGGCGTTCGTAAAATGGATCTTTAcgtgaagaaaatgcttcagacgatAAAGAAGTGCCTCATGGAGTATAAACTAGTGCTAATGTATACCAAGCAAACATATTTCcaatcaacaaaatcttccacagacGGTCATGATGATAAGACCACACCTACATACAGAATTCATCTCCAGCAGTGTCAGGGCCAATTGAATAATATGTTCTATGCACAGATTAGTGGACAAGGCAAAACTAAATGTATTTTGTATAAAATTGATAACAGTGGTATAACATGGAATCCTTAA